From Shewanella acanthi:
AGTGGGGATTCCCGATTAATGGGACACACTAATTGGCAGTCATCACAGCCATAGATACGATTGCCCATTAGTGGGCGTAGTTCTTCAGGAATACTGCCTTGATGCTCAATGGTTAAATAGGAAATGCAGCGTCTGCTATCGACAATATAGGGCTCAACGATAGCCCCGGTTGGGCAACTCGTGATACAGGCGACACAGGTATTGCAGTCTTCTTTAATGGGCGCATCTATGGGTAGCGGGAGGTTTATGAGCAGCTCCCCGAGGAAAAACCAACTGCCTGCATTGTGATTAAGAAGCAGCGAGTGTTTGCCCGTCCAACCTATTCCTGCTTTTTGGGCTAAAGGGCGCTCTAATACGGGGGCAGAATCAACAAAGGGTCTAAAGTCGGTGCTATTGAACCCTTGTTTTTGCAGTGTTTCAGTAATCTTATCGCCAAGCTTTTTAAGCCTAGCGCGAATTAACTTGTGGTAATCGCGCCCGCCCGCATAGCGGGAAATATAGGCAAGGTTAGGATCGGCAAGGTTTGTGGCAAAGCCAGCTTCTGGCGGTAGATAATCCATTCGAGCGCTAATCACCCTAAGCGTTCCTGGATGTAACTCAGCGGGACGTGCTCGCATCATCCCATGGCTCGCCATATAGGCCATTTCACCGTGAAACCCCTTATCTAACCAGGCTTGTAATCTTGGCTCTTCCGCCGTTAAGTCGATATCACTGATACCAATTTGGGCGAATCCGAGTTCTTTTCCCCAGGTTTTGATTTGCGAGGCGAGCTGATTGAGAACGGTGGTTTCTGGGTAATGGGGTTCAGGATTCATTGTATTTGACATGGGGCAAGCAGGGGATGACGTTTAACTATCTGCCTATGATAGCAGCTTTGGGTCGAGTTGAGGTTTTTACTCAAATAATCGAATCGATAACTCTGTCGGCGAGTCGCACCGCTTTAAGCTTTTGCACGATATCAAAGAGTTCCAGACTTTTAGTCAATAACTCTGGCCGTTAACATGGTAACTCAGGTGGCGTGGGATTTTGCGAGTTTTACGCAATTACGTCCCGCATTTTTTGCTTCGTAGAGTGCACAATCTGCCCGTTTCACCAATTCATCAATATTTTCATCCCGCGAGGAACCACTGTTAATAAGGGTTGCGACCCCTGCACTGATGGTAAGTATGAGATCTTCGGGTAATGTCTCGGCCGCGATTTGGCTGATTTTTTGTTGTAGTTCAATGGCGTGCTTATTTGCCATTTGCTCTTCGGTATCTGGCAGTAATACCAAAAATTCCTCGCCGCCAATTCGGCCAACGATCTGCTTATCCCCATAGAGTGCGAGGCAAGCATTTGCTATGGCTATCAGCGCGTGGTCGCCAATTTCATGGCCGAACTGGTCGTTAATTTTTTTGAAATGATCGGCATCGAAGATGATCACCGAAAAGGGGCTGCGCTGCTTGATGGCCTGCAGGAAAAATGCTTCTGCCTTACTGTAGATATGGCGACGATTTGGCAGCTTAGTCAGGTGATCTGTCAGTGCTACTGTTTGTAACTCGCGGTTACGATGGACCAGTTTATAGGCAAAGATGGAGACGATGGCGAGGCTAAAGCCCGTTAACAATAGGATGATGTATTGCAGCGACTTATTTCGTTCGAGTAAGGCCATTTCTTGTTCTTTATGGCTCTGGTTTTCGAGTAGTCGTTTGTTCTCTAACTCAATACGACTTGTATCAAATTTAACTTTTAATTCATTGGTTTGGCTAGTTAATGAGTTATTGTCAATTTTTTTGGTTAAGGTCACGTACTGTTCGAGTGCCGCGTAGGCGGCGGGCATATCATTGAGTGATGAAAGCACCTCGCTTTTAAGTTGTAATAGCTGCGCTTGACCACGTTCATTTTGCTCGGCCACAAAGGCTTTTTCAGCTTCTTCCAATTCAATTAAGGCTTCAGCAAATTGGGCTTTCTTAAACTTAACTTCACCCATAAATAGCTTCATAAAGCTGTAGGCGGCGGGATCCTGATCGCTAATGACTTTATCTGCCTCAACCAAATAACGCTCGGCTTCATTAAGACGATTGAGTTTAAGTAGGCTATAGGCGATGTTTGTGGCTGATACCGCCGCTTCCATGGTGAGCTTATGATCCTTTTGATACTTGTAACTAATCAAGAAGTTATCTATTGCCTGCTGATGCTCACCCAACTCATCGAGTGCAAGTCCCATGTCGGTGGTGACATAAATCAGTTGCAGCTCATTGCCATTTTTTTCATACAGATCTTTTAATTTTTTGTAGTAACGAATGGCGCTCTGGGGATCGCCGTAACGCCTAAAGCTATTGGCAATATCGGCGAGATTGATATTGGCCCAGCTGGTGAGATTAAGTGACTCGTATAAGTCTTGGGCTGTGACTAAATCGTTAAGCGCTGAGGTGAAGTCGCCAATATAAGAATACAGGGCGCCGCGGAGACTGCGGGAGTCTGCGATCAGCTTGATATCTTCGGTATCATAGGCGCGTTTGATACTTTGGGTATAAGCTGCCATCGCAGCGTTGATATCGCCATCCATCTGCAAAAACCAAGCATTACAAAGGGTCATATCGATAAGGTAATGAGTTGAGGCGCTGGGGGGAGGATTGTCGAGAACTTGGGCGCTGTTACTAATTGCTTTTTTGATAGCGGCATCGGAATCTGCGGCTTGATTCCAGCACTCTAAGGCCTTGAGTTTCTCCATTCGAAGCGCATCATCTTTGGATACCAGTTGACGAAGAAGCGCAAGTTTCTGAGCGATTTCCCCATGAACCATAGGATCGCCATTTTCGAATTGCGCAATGATTTTGTCGGCCTGAGATTTGTCCTCTGCAAAGGCTAAATTCAGTGTCAATGACAGGAGTAGCGATGACAAAATCAATATATACAGGCGTTGTAACAAGTTAGCTAATCCTTCATGAACTTAAACACGCAGCTAATCATTAGCTTAGCATAAATTGATTATCAATTGTTCACATAGCAAGTTTGGATTTTTTGCTTTCACTTTGCTATCAGGGTATAAACGACAGCTTTGGAGCTGAGTCGGGAAGGAAAACCATTGAAAAAACTACTCTGCTTTTGCCTATTCATGTTCACGGGGATGAGCTTCGCAAACAGTGATGACACCGAAACCTCGGGTGATGTAGTGCATTTGCTGTTGCCAGCAACGGCTCTTGGAGCAACTCTGTTCTATGAAGAGGGAAATGAGGGTAGCTGGCAATTACTCAAGGCCGCAGTCTCGAGTCGAGTGATAGTCGAGGGGTTTAAACTTGGGGTCAGCAAGGATAGACCCGATGGCAGTGGTGACGATTCTTTTCCGTCTGGTCATAGCTCGGACAGCTTTATGGCGGCAACCTTTATTCACCAGCGTTATGGTTGGCAATATGGATTACCCGCTTATTTTGCCGCATCTTACGTGGGTTATACCCGTATAGAGAGCGATAAGCATTATGTTGAAGATGTGCTTGCAGGCGCCGCAATTGGTGCGCTTGCAGGATGGTATTTTACTGAACCCTATCAAGGGGTAACAGTGACACCTTTAGCCCATAATGGGGTATATGGTTTGTACATTAGTGGCCAGTTTTAGGTCGCTTAAATTGAGAGAATAATGATGGCTGAAGTATCTGTTGAATATCGCGAAACTGCCGAGCGCATTTCTCACAACGTTGCCAATAAAGTTTTACCTATGGCAAAAATGCCAGAAAGCCTGTTAGAGGCTTACAAGGGCTTATGTGCAGAGTTGTTACTCGACCGTGAAGGCAAGTTTGCTGCGGCTTGGGAGGCGTTGCCCGCCAGTGCTCAAAAATTAATGCCACAGGCGGAGTTCCATGGTTTTTATATTGCCAATGCTTGGCTGCAATTAAGCCGTGTAGCTCAACAAATCTCGGAACAGGCCGATTCGGATGAAGCAATTAATGAGCAGGAATATGATGGTGTATTTGGCCGCTTAGCCGATGAATCGCTAAAAGAGTGCATTCGTAAACTGAAGAAAGCCCGTACCGATCGTTCTATGCTAAATAGCTTCAAACAAGTGATGGCACCTTAAGCGAGTTTGAACCAATCATAAAAAGCCCGTCTACGACGGGCTTTTTATTTGGGAAATCCCATGTAAGCCTAAAGCAGATTAGAATGAAGTGCGCTTGTAGCGGCGGTACTCTGGAGTCCAGAAGTTATCTTCAATTGCCTGCTTTAGCAGCTCATCGCTACAAGGTAACGCGAGGCCTTGTTCAATAGCGACTTTACCAACCGCAAAGGCGATATGTTTACTGACGGTATGGATATCTTCCAGCTTCGGCAATAATGCACCCGTGCCATCGATGGCTAAAGGTGAGCACTCTGCTAGCGCACGGCTCGATGCCATTAGCATCTCATCCGACACATGGCGGGCACCGGAGGCGAGTACACCAAGGCCTATGCCTGGGAAGATAAAGCTGTTGTTACATTGGGCGATTTCGTAGGTTTCACCATCGACTACCACAGGCTCAAACGGGCTGCCGGTTGCAACCAGTGCCTGACCTGAAGTCCAATGCAGGATGTCTTTTGGTGTCGCTTCAACGCGGCTGGTTGGGTTTGACAGTGGGAAGATAATGGGACGCTCACAATGGCTATGCATCGCACGGACAATTTCTTCGGTAAACAGACCCGGTGCACCAGACACGCCAATCAGTACTGTTGGTTTAGCGTTGTTCACGACATCGAGCAGTGAAATATTATCGCTAAAGTTATTCCAGTCACTGATATTGGCACATTTTTGCGCTAATTTTTGCTGGAATGGCAACAGGTTAGGCATGTTGTCTAGCAGTAAACCCCAGCGGTCAACCATGCAAACTTGGCTGCGAGCCTGTTCATCGCTTATGCCTTCAGACACCATTTGGGCAACGATAGCTTCGGCAATACCGCAACCTGCGCTACCTGCACCTAAAAACGCCACGCGCTGTTTGTTGAGCTCTGTGCCTGCGGCCTTACAAGCAGCGAGTAATGAGCCAACGGTTACGGCAGCTGTGCCTTGGATGTCGTCGTTAAAGCAGCAGTAGCGATCCTTGTAACGCTCAAGGATTGGCATTGCATTTTTCTGCGCGAAGTCTTCGAATTGGATCAGTGCGTCAGGCCAGCGAATGTGGACAGCTTGCATAAAGGCTTCGATAAATTCGGCATATTCTTCACCGCCAATACGGGGGTGGCGCCACCCCATGTACATAGGATCGTCGAGTAACTGTTGGTTATCGGTACCCACATCTAAGGTGATCGGTAGGGTATAAGCCGGACTGATACCACCACAGCTGGTGTAAAGTGACAGTTTACCGATTGGGATCCCCATGCCGCCAATACCTTGGTCGCCTAAGCCCAATATGCGCTCACCGTCGGTCACAACGATGATTTTTACTTTTTGGCGGGTAGAGTTGTTAAGGATGTCTTCAATCCTGTCCTTATTTGGATAAGAGATAAACAGACCACGGTTACGGCGGTAGTTTTTAGAGAAACGCTCACAGGCTAAACCTACGGTCGGCGTGTAGATGATGGGCATCATCTCGGAGATATGGTTTTGCACTAAACGATAAAACAAGGTCTCGTTGGTGTCCTGAATATTTCGCAGGTAGATGTGCTTGTCGAGATCGTTGTTAAAGCTTCTGAATTGATCGTAGCCACGGGACGCCTGTTCTTCGATTGTTTCAATCGCGTAGGGCAGCAAGCCTTCGAGGTTAAAGAAAATACGCTCTTCTTCAGTAAATGCACTGCCTTTGTTAATCAATGGGGCTTCAAGAATGGCAGGACCAGCAAACGGAAGATATATGGGGCGTTTATTATCGTCCATGGGAAACCTTTGAGTTATTGTTTAAATGGTTTTGTACGTACTTGAGACGTGCTTTGAGTCACGTAAGATTATCACGAAATGTGATCTTTGTTGCCCATGGAGTGCGCTATTTGTGGTTTTTTTTACAGCAAGGATGTAAGTCAGTGTTTAAAACGGGCTTGTGTTAATCTTTTGTAAAAGGATTTGAGGTGTTTGGCGCCGTTTGAATGCAGAATTAATAACAAAAAACGCAGCCTGAGCTGCGTTTATGCCATTTAGGCGATTTAATCGCGGTTTGCTGTTATACGCCGCGCAGTTTTAACGATAATCCGCGGATAAAGTTACGCAGGATTTGATCGCCGCAAGCTTTAAAGTTTTTGTGGTCTGGATTGCGGAACAGTGCTCCTAACTCGGATTTTGACATGTCAACTTCAGCAAGGGCTAGGGTCGCCAGAATATCTTCTTCACGCATTTCGAGTGCTACGCGTAATTTTTTGAAGATCAGGTTATTGTTGAGGCGCGAAATTGCTTTAGGGATTTCAGCGCCTTCACGTAATCCGCGTTTTTCAATAATCAAGCCATCTAAAAACTGACAAAGTGTAGTGTCGTTGCAGGCCTTATAGCCTTCTTCCTCTTCCTTACGAAGCAGAGCAATCATTTCTTCGGTAGGAACTTCTCTTCCAACATGGGCAAAAATTTTAGTCATTTTGGCATTGTTGAAATCAAATACGAAGCGCAGGCGGCGCAGAATATCGTTGTTAATCATGGTGTTCTCTAGGCGCGGCTGCGCAGTCAGTTTTAAGAGTCGATATTATATACCCAAAGCGACATAAAAGCAGATAACTCTGTCATGGCGATAGGGCAATGACGGGCGAGAACGATGCCGCCTTGATGAGCTTAATATTGTCGATTAAACAAGGGTACCTAATGCTAATCTTAAGCTTTGATTGCTACATACCAGTAGACAAAAAGCATCGCAAAAATAGTGAGATAAGCTAATCCTACCCAAGAGAGCCATTTCATTTTAGGGCCGTAACGATCGGCTTCGGGTAACTGCTGACTCGTCATTAAACGATAGTTTAGCCAAGCGAAGATGGTGGTGCTCATAAATGCGAGGATCATGACAAACTCAAGTAAGGGGAGTAGAGCCCCCTTAAAAAATAAGATAAGGAGTAACCCTAGGCCACTGACGCTGAGCATAATCGCTGTCAGTTTTTTACTGGCGTGAGTGTAGGGAATATTCGGATTTCGCAGTAACTGCCATGCGGCATCTAAGGTTCGGCTATAACCATCTACCACAGTGACCGTGGTGCTAAAAATACATAAAAAAGCAACTAATCCAATTAGATATTGACTCTCACTTCCCATTACTTTGCTGTACAAACTGATCAATTGATTGGCAAATTTTGCTCCCGAATCCGAAAAATGTTCACCACTGCCATGCATCACTAGTGCGCCTAGGGCAAGGAAAACGACAGCGAGCAGTGCTGTGAGAATGTAGCCAAGATTAAAATCCAATAGGGCCTGTGCTTTTGTGACGGGAGCGTTTTTTTGTTTTTCTAATAGCCATAGTGAATTACAAGCACTTATCTCAATTGGTGCGGGCATCCATCCCATCATCGCGACCAAAAAGCCCACATGAGCCCATTCCCATGGGGAGGTGGATACAAAGTCCCTCGACAGTGGCTTTACATGATCTAGTGCGAGTGCGGCGGCAACCAATGTCGTTAACGTCAGGGCAAACATAATGACTTTAGTGAGCCGATCAAGTAGCGAGTAATGCCCTAAAATCAATAGCATTAGCGATGTTAACAACACCAAAAATGCCAATAACTCTATGGGTAAAGGAACAAATTGAGTCAACATGGCCGCGGTGAGCATACACACCCCCGCGGTGCTGGCAACGGATGCAATAACGTTGAGTCCGGTGAATAACCATAGGTAACCCCGTCCTTGTTTAAGATACCCCTGTAGCAGGCTCTCACCGGTTGCTGCGGTATAGTAAGGCCCTGCGGCAAAGAAGGGATATTTGAGTAAATTTACCACTAGAATCACCCAAGCTAATTGCCAACCAAATTCGGCACCTGCACGGGTTGAAGAGACTAAATGGGAGGCACCAACGGCGGCAGCTGCCATTAACATGCCAGGCCCCATGGCTTTAATACTGTCAGAGAGTTGTTGTGTCCAATGTCTGGACAAGATCTGAGTGTGGCTATTGGTCATATTGGATTTTGATTTTCTTGTTTTAGTGTTGGTTTTGCTTTTAAGGTCAGCGTCTTGATAATAACAGATTGATATTCACCCCAATCAAATCCCACATGTAAAAAATTTGTGACTCATTGTGCTTCATTCTCCCCCCCAAATTTATGCCGCTTCATTCGGCTTGAGTCTTTTCATTTCAACTTATCAATTGCAATCAATTGCACTTTTAAAATGCATTGATTTAGTCATTTATAGTTGTTTTGTATATTTTAAAATCTAAACATGCTCTTAAAGTGAACAATCTGTTAACTTTTTAGAGTCCCCCATTGACTTTGTTTTTTAACGCATTAATTTGTCTGTGCAAAGTAATTATTTCAAAAATGTAAAATAATTTTAACAATAATATTTTAGGGGAAGTAAGTGATGAGACCTCAGATTTTACCGAGCGCGTGTGCGTGTGCTATCGCCATGGCGATGTCACCAAGCATTGCCCAAGCGGCAGATAATGGTGCTGATAAAGTTGAACGCATTGAAGTAACTGGTTCGCGTATCAAGCGTACAGATATTGAAGGGCCTTCTCCAATCCAATCTATTAGTAAAGACGATATCGCAAACATGGGCTTCGATAACCTGCAACAGTTACTCGAGCGTATGCCGGCAAATGGCGCGGGAGCATTCTCTACCCGTGGAAATAGCCAAGACTCGACTGCTAACGGTGGCGCATCTATCAGTTTGCGTGGCTTAGGTCCAGATGCAACATTAGTGTTAATTAACGGTCGCCGTGTGGCAGCAAGTGCGTTTGCTGAAGGTATTACTAACTCTTTCGTCGATATTAACAATATTCCAGTTTCTGCTATCGAACGTATCGATATTCTAAAAGATGGTGCGTCGGCCATTTATGGTTCAGATGCGATTGCAGGCGTAGTTAACATAGTGCTGAAAAAAGACATCGAAGGTCTTGAAATTAACTTAGGCTACGGTGATACCCCTGGCACAGGTTACGATGAAACCACCGCCAGCATGGTTTGGGGCATGAAGTCAGAGAAGGGTAGCGCGTCTATCATTCTCGATTACTTTAACAACGGTACTCTTGCGGCAACAGATTTAGGCCGTTTCGGTACCGCCGATCAAAGTCCCTATGGCGGCGAAGATCTTCGTTCATCACGCGGCTTCCCTGGTTATTTCTATGTTGGTGGTAAAAAAACCATTGACCCAGATTGTCCTGCTGACAGCGCTACGGCAAGCGGTAGCTGTTTATTTGATTACGGTCCCTACAACTTAGTTGCACCTGCTGCTGAACGTGTCGGGGCTATTGGTCAATTTGAATATCACTTTAACGATGATTTAACGGGTTTCTTGGAACTGGCAGCGCAGCACAATACCTCTGAAGCGGGCGGCGCTCCTACACCGCTGGATGAAGATGCTGAGTTAACGGTTCCTGCCGATCATCCTAACAATCCTTGGGGTGAAGATATTAAAATCGGTCGTTTCCGTACCGTCGATGCGGGCGCCCGCCGCTGGGATATCGAATCTGATACTTTACGTTTAGTTGCAGGTCTTCGTGGCACTGTTAGCGATTGGGATTGGGAAGCCTCAGTACAACGCGGTCGCAGTGAATCATTACAGACGGGTGATAACAGCCAAGGTTGGATCCGTACTGACTATCTACAGGCTGAGATTGATGCAGGTCGTTACAACCCATTTGGTGGTACTTTTAACTCTCAAGAAGTGATTGATGCGATCACGACTAGCCTAGTACGCCAAGGCTTATCGAGTATGACTTCTTATGCGGCAAATATCTCTGGTCAAGCTTTCACTTTAGCTGAGCGTGATATCATGATGGCTGCGGGTGTTGAATACCGCGAAGAAAGCGTGAGCGACGTGCCAGATGAGCAGTTCCAGCGCGGTCTGATTTTCGGTACTGAAGCAGTGTCTGCGGCTGCAGCACGTGATCAATACGCAGGTTATATCGAGTTCTCGGTTCCTGTGACGGACAATTTTGAACTGCAATTAGCGGGCCGTTACGATCATTACAGTGATTTTGGTTCAACCACTAATCCTAAAGTTGCGTTCCAATGGGGCATTACCGATGAAATCACGACCCGAGGTTCTTGGTCTACGGGTTTTCGCGCACCATCATTGGCACAAATCGGTTTAGGTCCATCACGTGAAAGTAGTTTCTTTATTGATAACTATCGCTGTCTTTCTGATGGCGTTGATTGCAAAGCGTTAGACTACAATACTGAGTTTGCGGGTAACTCTGATCTGGATGCTGAAGAATCTGAAACTTGGAATATTGGTACTATTTGGGCACCAAGTCAGAAATTCGACATCGGTTTCGATATTTTTAGCATCACGCAAGACAATAAAATTGATAAGCAGCCGCTTGGCGATATCTATGCTGCGAATTGTAACGATCAAAACAGCACTGTGTGTGTGCGTTTAGCGCCGGAGGATGGTCAAACCTTAGGTCCAATTAGTATTATCCATTCAAGCTTTATCAACTTAAGCTCTCAAGAAGTCCAAGGCCTAGACTTGTCTACTCACTATGGCTTAGAGCTTGCTGACTATGGTGATTTACGCTTTGGTTTGGAATACAGCTACCTGCATAAGTTTGAGAAAGACGGCCTAGATTACACCGGCGAGTATAAGTACCCACAACACCGTTGGTTACTGACCAGTAACTGGACTATGGATAACTTTGCCGCAAACGTGAATTTGAGCTACATCGGTGAATTTGAAGATACGCCAGATATCGATTTCGACGGCGCATTGGATTTCGAAAGCAACAAGTCGCGTATGATTGATGCTCAGCTGTTAGTCGATATGTCAGGAAGCTACCGTTTCAACGAAACTGTTAAGTTGACCCTTGGTGTGAACAACGTATTCGATGAGGAACCACCATTTGCTATCGGTGATGGTGATACCGACCTGTATGGTTATGTGATCTCTGTTCATAACCCTATGGGCCGTTATATCTATTCTAAGTTAACGATGAACTTCTAATCCTCATGTTTATCCTGTTAAAAACGGCGCTTTGGCGCCGTTTTTTTATGGGTTTGAGTTAACCGCTTCTCGGTGTATCTTGCCTAAAGCGCTTTGTTCAGCGAGTCTAAACCAAAGTGGAAAGCCCAAATAACAAAAAGGATATTTTATGATTACCTTATACGGTATGCCTAAGAGCCGCGCCTTGCGGGTGGCTTGGGTGCTAGAAGAGCTCGGTGTCGATTGGAATTTTTCGTTTGTTGATATGAATAAGGCCGAGCACAGAAGTCCGCAATTTTTAGCCCTCAATCCCTGCGCTAAGGTGCCAGTATTAACCGACGGCGACTTAGTAATGTCAGAATCCGCAGCTATTTGTCAGTATTTAGCTGAAAAATTTGGCAAGTTGCTGCCAGAGGTGGGAAGCGTGGCCTCGGGTAAGCACCATCAATGGGTAAGCTTTATCATTACTGAACTTGAGCAGCCGTTGTGGACCCTTGGCAAACATAAGTTTGCATTGCCAATGGAGCAACGTCATCCATCGATAATGCCCTGCGCTGTGTGGGAATTTGATAAAGCCGCAGCGTCAGCCGAAACCATGTTGCCAGAGACAGAGTTCTTATTGAGTGATGAGATTTGCGTTGCCGATATTCTGCTGGCCCATACCCTGATGTGGGGCACCTTGTTTGAGCAACAAATTCCGCCGAAACTGGCTGCCTATCGTGACCGACTTGCCGCACGTCCGAGTCTTAAGACGGCGATGAAGAAGATGGAAGTCATCGCAGCCCAAAACCAAGGGTAAATCAAAGCGCAATTGAAGGAGCTTTTAAAGCTCAAAGAAAAGCATCAGTTAAAAAAGGGCAGAGGAATATCTGCCCTTTTGTTCAATGGAGATCGGATTTAAAGCTGGGTTGCCGCCCATTTCGCGCGGCTTTCACGGCTTTCGCTGAGGCCGTTTTGCTCGCGGTAGGCTTTATAGGCTTCAACGTTTAAGGCGATTAAGCTCACGTCGACTTCAAGTACCAGCTTACATTCTTTTTTGATGCGCCATGCTGCTGTGTTGTAAAGCTCTGTCAGTGGCAGAGAGCTTAAAAATTCAGGGTTGTATTGGCTGTAAATCGCTTGGGTTGGGTAAACTACGAAGGCCAAATGACGCTTGGGTTCCTTCTTAAACAGTGCCTCAATACCATCTGTGGTATTAAGTACTTGCATCTCGATGATATCGTCTAAATCTAATAGTTTTTTCTGTGCCAGCTCAGGTACTTCCGTTTCGCCACTTTCCCAGGCTAAGACTTCGGCTTCAGTGTTATTGGTT
This genomic window contains:
- a CDS encoding NAD-dependent malic enzyme, which translates into the protein MDDNKRPIYLPFAGPAILEAPLINKGSAFTEEERIFFNLEGLLPYAIETIEEQASRGYDQFRSFNNDLDKHIYLRNIQDTNETLFYRLVQNHISEMMPIIYTPTVGLACERFSKNYRRNRGLFISYPNKDRIEDILNNSTRQKVKIIVVTDGERILGLGDQGIGGMGIPIGKLSLYTSCGGISPAYTLPITLDVGTDNQQLLDDPMYMGWRHPRIGGEEYAEFIEAFMQAVHIRWPDALIQFEDFAQKNAMPILERYKDRYCCFNDDIQGTAAVTVGSLLAACKAAGTELNKQRVAFLGAGSAGCGIAEAIVAQMVSEGISDEQARSQVCMVDRWGLLLDNMPNLLPFQQKLAQKCANISDWNNFSDNISLLDVVNNAKPTVLIGVSGAPGLFTEEIVRAMHSHCERPIIFPLSNPTSRVEATPKDILHWTSGQALVATGSPFEPVVVDGETYEIAQCNNSFIFPGIGLGVLASGARHVSDEMLMASSRALAECSPLAIDGTGALLPKLEDIHTVSKHIAFAVGKVAIEQGLALPCSDELLKQAIEDNFWTPEYRRYKRTSF
- a CDS encoding DUF1456 family protein, encoding MINNDILRRLRFVFDFNNAKMTKIFAHVGREVPTEEMIALLRKEEEEGYKACNDTTLCQFLDGLIIEKRGLREGAEIPKAISRLNNNLIFKKLRVALEMREEDILATLALAEVDMSKSELGALFRNPDHKNFKACGDQILRNFIRGLSLKLRGV
- the queG gene encoding tRNA epoxyqueuosine(34) reductase QueG yields the protein MSNTMNPEPHYPETTVLNQLASQIKTWGKELGFAQIGISDIDLTAEEPRLQAWLDKGFHGEMAYMASHGMMRARPAELHPGTLRVISARMDYLPPEAGFATNLADPNLAYISRYAGGRDYHKLIRARLKKLGDKITETLQKQGFNSTDFRPFVDSAPVLERPLAQKAGIGWTGKHSLLLNHNAGSWFFLGELLINLPLPIDAPIKEDCNTCVACITSCPTGAIVEPYIVDSRRCISYLTIEHQGSIPEELRPLMGNRIYGCDDCQLVCPINRESPLTHESDFHIRAKLKQPELLALFAWSEAEFLTQTEGSAIRRIGHERWLRNIAIALGNAPTSLKIMEALEAKRTQTGITDLVIEHIDWALTQQRQALALETNRKTQRLIRVIQKGLPRDA
- a CDS encoding tetratricopeptide repeat-containing diguanylate cyclase; this translates as MLQRLYILILSSLLLSLTLNLAFAEDKSQADKIIAQFENGDPMVHGEIAQKLALLRQLVSKDDALRMEKLKALECWNQAADSDAAIKKAISNSAQVLDNPPPSASTHYLIDMTLCNAWFLQMDGDINAAMAAYTQSIKRAYDTEDIKLIADSRSLRGALYSYIGDFTSALNDLVTAQDLYESLNLTSWANINLADIANSFRRYGDPQSAIRYYKKLKDLYEKNGNELQLIYVTTDMGLALDELGEHQQAIDNFLISYKYQKDHKLTMEAAVSATNIAYSLLKLNRLNEAERYLVEADKVISDQDPAAYSFMKLFMGEVKFKKAQFAEALIELEEAEKAFVAEQNERGQAQLLQLKSEVLSSLNDMPAAYAALEQYVTLTKKIDNNSLTSQTNELKVKFDTSRIELENKRLLENQSHKEQEMALLERNKSLQYIILLLTGFSLAIVSIFAYKLVHRNRELQTVALTDHLTKLPNRRHIYSKAEAFFLQAIKQRSPFSVIIFDADHFKKINDQFGHEIGDHALIAIANACLALYGDKQIVGRIGGEEFLVLLPDTEEQMANKHAIELQQKISQIAAETLPEDLILTISAGVATLINSGSSRDENIDELVKRADCALYEAKNAGRNCVKLAKSHAT
- a CDS encoding DUF3069 domain-containing protein; the encoded protein is MAEVSVEYRETAERISHNVANKVLPMAKMPESLLEAYKGLCAELLLDREGKFAAAWEALPASAQKLMPQAEFHGFYIANAWLQLSRVAQQISEQADSDEAINEQEYDGVFGRLADESLKECIRKLKKARTDRSMLNSFKQVMAP
- a CDS encoding phosphatase PAP2 family protein; its protein translation is MKKLLCFCLFMFTGMSFANSDDTETSGDVVHLLLPATALGATLFYEEGNEGSWQLLKAAVSSRVIVEGFKLGVSKDRPDGSGDDSFPSGHSSDSFMAATFIHQRYGWQYGLPAYFAASYVGYTRIESDKHYVEDVLAGAAIGALAGWYFTEPYQGVTVTPLAHNGVYGLYISGQF
- a CDS encoding NRAMP family divalent metal transporter; the protein is MTNSHTQILSRHWTQQLSDSIKAMGPGMLMAAAAVGASHLVSSTRAGAEFGWQLAWVILVVNLLKYPFFAAGPYYTAATGESLLQGYLKQGRGYLWLFTGLNVIASVASTAGVCMLTAAMLTQFVPLPIELLAFLVLLTSLMLLILGHYSLLDRLTKVIMFALTLTTLVAAALALDHVKPLSRDFVSTSPWEWAHVGFLVAMMGWMPAPIEISACNSLWLLEKQKNAPVTKAQALLDFNLGYILTALLAVVFLALGALVMHGSGEHFSDSGAKFANQLISLYSKVMGSESQYLIGLVAFLCIFSTTVTVVDGYSRTLDAAWQLLRNPNIPYTHASKKLTAIMLSVSGLGLLLILFFKGALLPLLEFVMILAFMSTTIFAWLNYRLMTSQQLPEADRYGPKMKWLSWVGLAYLTIFAMLFVYWYVAIKA